One Ranitomeya variabilis isolate aRanVar5 chromosome 5, aRanVar5.hap1, whole genome shotgun sequence DNA window includes the following coding sequences:
- the LOC143776949 gene encoding aldo-keto reductase family 1 member C1-like translates to MTLQNPCRIGVSCTVGEGLDKIQAAPCALRNTGTHCTMDLKPDSYVVLSDGNKMPVIGFGTGADSAKYTIEQAGDCTKVAIDVGYRHIDGAIFYENEVQVGQAIRSKIVDGTMKREDIFYTGKLWGNNHTPERVRLGLEKSLKDLQLDYMDLFLIHTPVDFKPGDDPFPTDGNGKLVFHNTDIRETWKAMEACRDAGLVRSIGVSNFNRRQLELILNMPGLKYKPVCNQVECHIFLNQNKLLAFCKSRDILLVGFSVLGSSRIEGWIDQNSPKVLEDPVLNTVAKKLNRSPAQVALRYLLQRGCVVLAKSFNPERIKQNFQVFDFDLRDEDMKSLDGVNKDMRYMTVDSWKESPKYPFDDEF, encoded by the exons ATGACGCTGCAGAATCCCTGCCGAATAGGTGTCAGCTGTACGGTTGGGGAAGGACTAGACAAAATACAGGCAGCACCTTGTGCACTGCGAAACACTGGGACACATTGTACCATGGATCTGAAGCCGGACTCCTACGTGGTGCTGAGCGATGGGAATAAAATGCCGGTGATCGGATTTGGCACTGGGGCGGACTCG GCTAAGTACACCATAGAACAAGCTGGTGATTGCACCAAGGTGGCCATTGACGTCGGATACCGCCACATCGACGGCGCAATTTTTTACGAGAATGAAGTCCAGGTCGGCCAAGCCATTAGATCAAAGATTGTGGATGGAACGATGAAGAGGGAAGACATATTTTACACTGGGAAG CTTTGGGGCAATAACCACACACCTGAGAGGGTCCGACTGGGGCTGGAGAAATCTCTGAAGGATCTGCAGCTGGATTACATGGATCTCTTCCTGATCCACACCCCCGTGGATTTCAAG CCCGGAGATGATCCCTTTCCcacagatggaaatgggaaattggTTTTTCATAACACAGATATCCGAGAAACATGGAAG GCTATGGAAGCGTGCAGAGACGCCGGCCTCGTCCGATCCATTGGTGTCTCCAATTTTAACCGCCGGCAACTGGAGCTGATTCTCAACATGCCAGGACTCAAGTACAAACCAGTGTGcaaccag GTGGAATGTCACATATTCCTCAATCAGAACAAATTACTGGCGTTCTGCAAATCTCGTGATATCTTGCTGGTCGGATTCAGCGTACTGGGGTCCAGCAGAATAGAGGGCTG GATTGATCAGAATTCCCCCAAAGTGCTTGAAGACCCTGTTTTAAATACAGTCGCTAAGAAGCTGAACCGCTCTCCTGCGCAGGTGGCCCTGAGATATTTGCTACAGAGGGGATGTGTCGTCTTGGCAAAAAGCTTCAACCCTGAGAGGATCAAGCAAAACTTCCAG GTTTTTGACTTTGACTTAAGGGATGAAGATATGAAATCTCTAGATGGAGTCAATAAAGACATGCGTTACATGACTGTCGATTC CTGGAAAGAAAGCCCCAAGTATCCATTTGACGATGAGTTTTAA